A part of Brevinematales bacterium genomic DNA contains:
- a CDS encoding extracellular solute-binding protein: MKKLLALIFTSFLFISCGGAPKLTFMVGGAPNEVEYWKKVIAQFKEKTGIEVTLLEQASKTEQRLQSIQVALRGGQADPDVMLLDVGWIGQIASAGWLESLGEYGIDPSPFYGGIISLADTVDGKFIALPVYVDGGLLYYRTDLLTKYGYKNPPATWQELVDIATKVQAGEMAAGNSNFAGFLWQGDKYEGLICNALEYFVSAGGNFLDPQGKPIVNSAANIMALQFMTDLIHKYKVSPASVYTEMNEEGVSEYFQAGNAMFERNWPYAWGKHSADDSPVKG, translated from the coding sequence ATGAAAAAGTTATTAGCGTTGATTTTCACGTCGTTTTTATTCATAAGCTGCGGCGGCGCTCCGAAGCTGACCTTTATGGTCGGCGGCGCTCCCAACGAAGTGGAGTACTGGAAGAAGGTGATCGCGCAGTTCAAGGAGAAGACCGGTATCGAGGTCACTCTCCTCGAACAGGCGAGTAAGACCGAACAGCGTCTCCAGAGCATCCAGGTCGCGTTACGCGGCGGCCAGGCCGATCCCGATGTGATGCTGCTCGACGTGGGCTGGATCGGACAGATCGCGTCCGCCGGATGGCTCGAGTCGCTCGGCGAATACGGCATCGACCCATCGCCGTTCTACGGCGGTATCATATCGCTCGCGGATACGGTCGACGGTAAGTTTATCGCGCTGCCGGTGTATGTGGACGGCGGACTGCTGTACTACCGCACCGACCTGCTGACAAAGTACGGGTATAAGAACCCTCCCGCGACATGGCAGGAACTGGTGGATATCGCGACGAAGGTACAGGCTGGCGAAATGGCCGCCGGTAATTCCAATTTCGCCGGTTTCCTGTGGCAGGGCGATAAGTACGAGGGGCTGATTTGCAATGCTCTCGAGTACTTTGTGTCCGCGGGCGGGAATTTCCTCGATCCGCAGGGTAAGCCTATTGTGAACTCCGCGGCCAATATCATGGCTCTCCAATTTATGACAGACCTGATCCATAAATATAAAGTCTCTCCCGCGAGCGTCTATACCGAGATGAACGAGGAAGGAGTAAGCGAGTACTTCCAGGCGGGCAACGCCATGTTCGAACGGAACTGGCCCTACGCATGGGGCAAGCATAGCGCGGACGATTCCCCGGTGAAGGGAA